The following proteins are encoded in a genomic region of Chitinivorax tropicus:
- a CDS encoding Tim44 domain-containing protein — protein MKPKLNLLVASLAAAAMLAAPFAEAGRLGGGKSKGMSRSTTARPAPSYNTPAPQAMPQRPIGQPARVAPAAKSGPGWGGVAAGAVAGAAAGYMVSEALKDDPKAAPTAQQPATSGAALPGPDTAQANQPAPIAPAQLTNPSSPAPSSFPWGMALLLGGLTVVGFMLFRRKAGAPAMAGGAPYTPAMAGNVGGADNRVFKIGGGLAPAAASASAVTGRLTDGTEVPAFLRQARASFMHLQTLNSPDSVEELRKYLTPDLYESVRLDVMTNKDVAEFPELDAEVIESTIESGQHIATVRFYGRVSESLNSPTQPFEELWHFIKPEHNNTAKWLVAGIQQV, from the coding sequence ATGAAACCTAAATTGAACCTGTTGGTTGCTTCTTTGGCAGCTGCTGCCATGCTGGCCGCGCCTTTTGCCGAGGCCGGCAGGTTGGGTGGCGGCAAGAGCAAGGGTATGAGCCGCAGCACCACCGCACGACCTGCACCCAGCTATAATACGCCTGCGCCGCAGGCCATGCCCCAGCGCCCGATCGGGCAGCCTGCACGGGTGGCACCTGCTGCAAAAAGCGGCCCGGGCTGGGGTGGCGTGGCGGCAGGTGCAGTTGCAGGCGCTGCTGCGGGTTATATGGTCAGCGAGGCATTGAAAGATGATCCCAAGGCTGCACCGACCGCACAGCAGCCAGCAACAAGTGGTGCGGCGTTACCTGGCCCGGATACGGCACAGGCCAACCAACCCGCGCCCATTGCCCCAGCCCAATTGACCAATCCTTCTTCACCTGCTCCAAGCTCCTTCCCATGGGGCATGGCACTGCTGTTGGGTGGTTTGACCGTCGTTGGCTTCATGCTGTTCCGTCGTAAGGCGGGCGCACCGGCCATGGCAGGTGGCGCACCTTATACTCCGGCCATGGCCGGTAATGTGGGTGGCGCGGACAATCGCGTCTTCAAAATCGGTGGTGGTTTGGCACCGGCGGCGGCTAGTGCGTCGGCTGTAACAGGCCGTCTGACAGATGGCACCGAAGTACCTGCCTTTTTAAGGCAGGCCCGTGCGTCATTCATGCACCTGCAAACCCTGAACTCACCAGATAGCGTTGAAGAGTTGCGTAAGTACCTGACACCTGATCTATATGAATCAGTCAGGCTCGATGTGATGACCAACAAAGATGTGGCAGAGTTTCCGGAGCTGGATGCAGAGGTGATCGAAAGCACCATCGAATCGGGCCAGCATATTGCCACTGTCCGTTTCTATGGCCGTGTCAGCGAATCGCTGAACAGCCCAACTCAGCCGTTTGAAGAGTTGTGGCATTTTATCAAGCCGGAGCACAACAACACCGCCAAGTGGTTGGTGGCTGGTATTCAGCAGGTTTGA
- the tsaA gene encoding tRNA (N6-threonylcarbamoyladenosine(37)-N6)-methyltransferase TrmO, which produces MQLNLSPIGFIESCFKEKFGIPRQPGLVTAARARLKLIAPYDREEAVRGLDGFSHIWLIFGFHGTAEQGWKPTVRPPRLGGNKRLGVFATRSTFRPNPLGLSVVRLSAVDTTAGVVLSLSGADLLDGTPVYDIKPYLPYADILPDASGGFAPDEPDQSMPIHFSDLALQQLAQARSAYPDLQVLIEQMLRYDPRPAYFGASERDKPFGVRLYEFDVKWRIEAGGALVLAVERV; this is translated from the coding sequence ATGCAACTCAACCTGTCCCCCATCGGGTTTATCGAAAGCTGCTTCAAAGAGAAATTCGGCATCCCCCGACAACCGGGGCTGGTCACGGCGGCGCGTGCCCGGCTCAAACTGATTGCGCCATATGATCGCGAAGAGGCGGTGCGCGGTCTGGACGGTTTTTCTCACATTTGGCTGATTTTTGGTTTTCATGGCACGGCAGAACAAGGCTGGAAGCCGACCGTGCGACCACCCAGGCTGGGTGGCAACAAACGCCTTGGCGTCTTTGCCACGCGGTCAACATTTCGGCCCAATCCGCTGGGGCTGTCGGTTGTCCGATTGTCGGCAGTGGATACAACCGCAGGCGTGGTGTTGTCGCTGAGCGGGGCTGATCTGCTGGATGGGACACCGGTGTATGACATCAAGCCTTATCTGCCCTATGCCGACATCCTGCCTGATGCAAGTGGGGGGTTTGCGCCGGATGAGCCCGATCAAAGCATGCCCATTCACTTCTCCGACCTGGCCTTGCAGCAGCTGGCGCAAGCCCGGTCGGCGTATCCAGACTTACAGGTGCTGATTGAACAGATGTTGCGCTACGACCCGCGCCCCGCTTATTTCGGGGCATCTGAGCGAGACAAGCCGTTTGGTGTTCGCCTGTATGAATTTGACGTGAAATGGCGCATTGAGGCGGGGGGGGCGCTGGTGCTGGCTGTTGAGCGTGTTTGA
- a CDS encoding NADPH-dependent 2,4-dienoyl-CoA reductase: MSNYPHLLAPLDLGFTTLRNRTLMGSMHTGLEEAPNGYARMAAFYAERARGGVGLIVTGGIAPNEQGLGMAGGSKLSTEAEAAHHRVVTEAVHREGGKIALQILHTGRYSYQLNPVAPSALQAPINPFPPVELTAEQVEKTIDDYAHCAWLAQSVGYDGVEIMGSEGYLINQFIAAKTNKRTDQWGGSYENRIRFAIEIVRRTRERVGPNFIIIYRLSMLDLVDEGSNLEEVIQLAKAIEQAGATLINTGIGWHEARIPTIATMVPRAGFAWVTKKLRGHVTIPLITTNRINTPEVAEQVLADGNADMVSMARPFLADAFFVNKAAAGKADEINTCIGCNQACLDHIFVAKMTSCLVNPRACHETELNYLPTANKKKLAVVGAGPAGLSFATVAAQRGHEVTLFESQSEIGGQFNIAKQIPGKEEFYETIRYFRRQVELTGVNVRLNTRVTAQQLIDGGFDEVVLATGISPRKLDLAGVDHPKVLNYIDVLRDKKAVGQSVAVIGAGGIGFDVAEYLTHEGVSPSLDIDKYLNEWGIDQTIENRGGLKRPHIEQSPRKVYLLQRKTSKVGDGLGKTTGWIHRTSLKNKQVEMIPGVSYEKIDDDGLHVTVGGKYQVLPVDNVVICAGQEPLRELKDAVEAAGKTVHLIGGADVAAELDAKRAINQGTRLAASI; the protein is encoded by the coding sequence CTACCCACACCTGTTGGCCCCGCTAGATCTGGGCTTTACCACTTTGCGCAACCGCACGCTGATGGGGTCGATGCATACCGGCTTGGAAGAGGCGCCCAATGGCTATGCGCGCATGGCCGCGTTTTACGCTGAGCGTGCCAGGGGCGGGGTCGGTCTGATCGTAACCGGTGGGATCGCGCCCAATGAGCAGGGTCTGGGCATGGCAGGCGGCTCCAAGCTTTCGACAGAAGCAGAAGCAGCGCACCACCGCGTCGTGACTGAGGCGGTGCATCGTGAGGGCGGGAAGATCGCTTTGCAGATCCTGCACACCGGTCGTTATTCCTATCAATTGAACCCTGTGGCACCCAGTGCGCTGCAAGCGCCGATCAACCCCTTTCCGCCCGTGGAGCTGACAGCGGAGCAGGTCGAGAAGACCATCGATGACTATGCCCACTGTGCCTGGTTGGCGCAATCGGTTGGCTATGATGGCGTCGAGATCATGGGCTCAGAGGGTTATCTGATCAATCAGTTCATCGCGGCGAAGACCAATAAGCGAACCGACCAATGGGGCGGCAGCTATGAGAACCGCATCCGGTTCGCAATCGAGATTGTCCGTCGCACCCGCGAGCGGGTCGGCCCGAATTTCATCATCATCTATCGCCTGTCGATGTTGGATCTGGTCGATGAAGGTTCGAATCTGGAAGAGGTCATCCAATTGGCGAAAGCGATCGAGCAGGCTGGCGCCACGCTGATCAATACTGGTATCGGCTGGCATGAAGCGCGTATTCCGACCATTGCGACCATGGTGCCTCGCGCCGGGTTTGCATGGGTGACCAAAAAACTCCGTGGCCATGTGACCATTCCATTGATCACCACCAACCGCATCAATACGCCAGAGGTTGCAGAGCAGGTGCTGGCGGATGGCAATGCGGACATGGTATCGATGGCTCGGCCTTTCCTGGCGGATGCCTTCTTCGTCAATAAGGCTGCAGCGGGCAAGGCAGACGAGATCAATACCTGTATTGGCTGTAATCAAGCCTGTCTGGATCATATCTTTGTGGCTAAGATGACCAGCTGCTTGGTGAACCCACGTGCTTGCCACGAGACGGAGTTGAACTACCTGCCCACCGCCAACAAGAAGAAACTGGCCGTGGTAGGAGCGGGCCCGGCAGGTTTGAGCTTCGCGACTGTGGCGGCGCAGCGCGGCCATGAAGTGACCTTGTTCGAGTCCCAATCGGAGATCGGCGGGCAGTTCAATATCGCTAAACAGATACCCGGCAAGGAAGAATTCTACGAAACCATCCGTTACTTCCGCCGTCAAGTCGAGCTGACAGGGGTCAACGTTCGGCTGAATACCCGTGTGACCGCACAACAGCTGATCGACGGCGGGTTTGATGAAGTGGTGCTGGCCACAGGCATTTCACCGCGCAAACTTGATCTGGCAGGGGTCGACCACCCCAAGGTGCTGAACTACATCGACGTGCTGCGGGACAAAAAAGCAGTTGGTCAATCGGTGGCGGTGATCGGGGCGGGTGGGATCGGCTTTGATGTGGCTGAATACCTGACGCACGAGGGCGTCAGCCCCAGTCTGGATATCGACAAATACCTGAACGAGTGGGGCATCGACCAGACCATCGAAAATCGTGGCGGCTTGAAGCGCCCACATATCGAGCAGAGCCCACGCAAGGTCTATCTGCTGCAGCGCAAGACCAGCAAAGTGGGAGATGGGCTCGGCAAGACCACCGGTTGGATTCACCGTACCTCGTTGAAAAACAAGCAGGTAGAGATGATTCCTGGCGTCTCTTACGAGAAAATCGATGATGACGGCCTGCATGTTACGGTCGGGGGCAAGTATCAAGTGCTGCCTGTGGACAATGTGGTCATCTGTGCAGGCCAGGAGCCGCTACGAGAGCTGAAAGACGCGGTGGAAGCGGCAGGCAAGACCGTTCATCTGATAGGCGGCGCGGATGTGGCCGCGGAGCTTGATGCCAAGCGTGCCATCAATCAAGGCACCCGTTTGGCGGCCAGCATCTGA